In a genomic window of Dehalococcoidia bacterium:
- the pyk gene encoding pyruvate kinase: protein MNLQKTKIVCTIGPSSDSIEIIEELIKSGMNVARINLSHGKELDHLNIISNIRNVSKKLDSPIPILADLPGPKYRLGEIKNNSLDLNIDDELFLNCGNSNKDELSVWPPGLHEDVKNGAVLLVDDGAVELEITEINKTIIKTKVQLAGKITSNKAVVPRGLPSKLDYFTEETQNAINFVNSNDIDYLGLSYVRNVKDIIRVKEKIKDKNLKIISKIELQLALDNLEEIIDHSDSIMVARGDLGVHLPISQVPAAQKFIINLCNQKGKEVITATQMLESMTENPQPTRAESTDVHNAVLDGSDAIMLSGETSIGKYPIRAVDFMREISTIAEKDINHKTLRGIKLNQVDSNNKKIIDELIAYGAANIADQLDAKLIVAFTESGSTAARVAAYRPSQPVVAISPDSNAAINLGLRWGVNTINVESFDHIEDMFTFSENFVLEEKLASIGDTIVVVAGLPIGFKGNTNLIRVITIN from the coding sequence ATGAATTTACAAAAAACTAAAATTGTTTGTACCATCGGTCCATCATCAGATTCAATTGAAATAATTGAAGAATTGATTAAGTCAGGTATGAATGTAGCAAGAATTAATCTTTCTCACGGAAAGGAACTAGATCATCTCAATATAATTTCAAATATAAGAAATGTTTCAAAAAAATTAGATTCCCCTATACCTATCCTAGCTGATCTTCCTGGACCTAAGTATAGATTAGGAGAAATTAAGAATAATTCATTAGATTTAAACATTGATGATGAATTATTCCTTAATTGCGGTAACTCGAATAAAGATGAATTATCAGTCTGGCCACCAGGATTACATGAAGATGTAAAGAACGGAGCTGTTCTTCTTGTTGATGATGGAGCAGTAGAACTTGAGATCACTGAGATAAATAAAACAATAATTAAAACAAAGGTTCAATTAGCTGGAAAAATAACTAGTAATAAAGCTGTTGTACCAAGAGGATTACCTTCAAAATTAGACTATTTTACAGAAGAGACTCAAAATGCAATTAATTTTGTAAATTCGAATGATATCGATTACTTAGGTTTATCTTATGTAAGAAATGTCAAAGACATAATTAGAGTAAAGGAAAAAATTAAAGATAAAAATCTAAAGATAATTTCTAAAATTGAACTACAATTAGCTTTAGATAATTTAGAGGAAATAATAGATCACTCCGATTCTATAATGGTTGCGAGAGGAGACCTTGGGGTTCATTTACCAATTTCTCAAGTTCCAGCAGCTCAGAAATTTATTATAAATTTATGTAATCAAAAAGGAAAAGAAGTTATTACTGCAACTCAAATGCTAGAATCTATGACTGAAAATCCTCAACCCACAAGAGCTGAGTCTACAGACGTTCATAATGCCGTTTTAGATGGATCAGATGCCATTATGCTATCTGGTGAAACCTCTATAGGTAAATATCCTATTAGAGCCGTTGATTTTATGAGAGAAATTTCAACAATTGCTGAAAAGGATATAAATCACAAAACTTTAAGAGGTATAAAATTAAATCAAGTAGATTCAAATAATAAAAAAATCATTGATGAATTAATAGCCTATGGTGCAGCAAATATAGCTGATCAATTAGATGCAAAATTAATAGTTGCATTTACTGAATCTGGTTCTACAGCAGCTCGAGTCGCAGCATATAGACCTTCTCAGCCAGTAGTTGCTATATCTCCTGATAGTAATGCAGCAATAAATCTAGGCTTAAGATGGGGAGTTAATACAATAAATGTAGAAAGCTTTGATCATATTGAAGATATGTTCACTTTCTCAGAAAACTTTGTATTAGAGGAAAAACTTGCTTCAATAGGAGATACTATAGTTGTTGTTGCAGGTTTACCAATAGGATTTAAGGGAAACACAAACCTAATAAGAGTTATAACAATAAATTAA